The following coding sequences are from one Mustela lutreola isolate mMusLut2 chromosome 5, mMusLut2.pri, whole genome shotgun sequence window:
- the LOC131832162 gene encoding LOW QUALITY PROTEIN: protocadherin alpha-7-like (The sequence of the model RefSeq protein was modified relative to this genomic sequence to represent the inferred CDS: deleted 1 base in 1 codon): MVYSNRGDREHRHRLLFFIILTVWETGSSQVHYSVLEEAKHGTFVGRIAQDLGLELTELIPRLFRVASKGHRDLLEVNLQNGILFVNSRIDREELCGRSAECSIHLEVIVDRPLQVFHVEVEVKDINDNAPVFPQTQKNLFIAESRMLDSRFPLEDASDADIEENALLTYRLSPNEFFSLDVPTNDAQVKPLGLVLRKPLDREQSPELHLLLTATDRGKPELTGSVQLLIKVMDANDNAPAFDKTLYAVKLPENIPNGTLVIKLNASDLDEGSNADIIYSFSSDVSPDIKSKFYIDAINGEIVAIGHIDFEESKTYKLRIEAIDKGSLPLAGHCTVHVQVLDANDNAPELTVTSLSLPISENAQPGTVITLINVSDRDSGANGEVTCSLTPHVPFKLVSTFKNYYSLVLDSALDRESVSNYELVVTARDGGSPPLSATASVSVEVADVNDNAPAFAQPEYTVFVKENNPPGCHIFTVSARDADAQENARVSYSLVERRVGERALSSYVSVHAESGKVYALQPLDHEELELLQFQVSARDAGVPPLGSNVTLQVFVLDENDNAPALLPRPGAGGGGGALSELVSRSVGAGHVVAKVRAVDADSGYNAWLSFELQPAAGGARSPFRVALYTGEISTTRPLDEADPPRQRLLVLVKDHGEPALTATATVLLSLVESGQAPKASSRVLAGAAGAETALVDVNVYLIVAICAVSSLLVLTLLLYTALRCSAPPREGACGPGKPTLVCSSAVGSWSYSQQRRQRCALGRALPRPTSWPSVPVFLRVLGL, translated from the exons ATGGTGTACTCGAATCGAGGCGACCGGGAGCACCGGCATCGACTGCTGTTTTTTATAATTCTCACAGTCTGGGAGACTGGAAGCAGCCAGGTCCACTACTCGGTCCTGGAGGAGGCTAAACACGGCACCTTCGTGGGTCGCATCGCCCAGGACTTGGGGCTGGAGCTGACGGAGCTCATACCACGCCTGTTCCGGGTGGCGTCCAAAGGCCACCGGGACCTTCTGGAGGTAAATCTGCAGAATGGCATTTTGTTTGTGAATTCTCGGATCGATCGGGAGGAGCTGTGCGGGCGGAGCGCGGAGTGTAGCATCCACCTGGAGGTGATCGTGGACAGGCCGCTGCAGGTCTTCCATGTGGAGGTGGAGGTGAAGGACATTAACGACAACGCGCCTGTGTTCCCCCAGACACAAAAGAATCTGTTTATAGCAGAATCCAGGATGCTAGACTCTCGGTTTCCACTAGAGGACGCTTCGGATGCAGATATCGAGGAGAACGCTCTGTTGACTTACAGACTGAGCCCGAACGAGTTTTTCTCTCTGGACGTACCAACAAATGACGCACAGGTAAAACCTCTTGGACTTGTATTACGGAAACCTTTAGACAGGGAACAATCTCCGGAACTTCATTTATTGCTCACGGCCACTGATAGAGGCAAACCTGAGCTGACTGGCTCCGTTCAGTTACTCATCAAAGTGATGGACGCCAATGACAACGCCCCCGCTTTCGATAAAACACTCTATGCCGTGAAATTACCAGAAAATATTCCCAATGGAACTTTGGTAATTAAACTTAACGCCTCAGATTTGGATGAAGGCTCGAATGCTGATATTATTTACTCATTCTCTAGTGATGTTTCCCCAGATATAAAATCTAAGTTCTACATTGATGCCATAAACGGAGAAATTGTAGCAATAGGACATATCGATTTTGAAGAAAGTAAAACCTACAAACTTCGAATAGAAGCGATCGATAAAGGCTCCCTACCACTAGCTGGTCACTGTACAGTTCATGTGCAAGTTTTGGACGCTAATGATAATGCTCCTGAGTTGACTGTTACTTCCCTGTCTCTCCCTATCTCAGAGAATGCTCAGCCGGGCACAGTCATCACCTTGATTAATGTGTCTGACCGAGATTCTGGAGCTAATGGGGAGGTGACCTGCTCACTAACACCCCACGTCCCCTTCAAGCTGGTGTCCACCTTCAAGAACTACTATTCGCTGGTGCTGGACAGCGCCTTGGACCGCGAGAGCGTGTCCAACTATGAGCTGGTGGTGACAGCACGGGACGGAGGATCGCCTCCGCTCTCCGCCACCGCCAGCGTGTCCGTGGAAGTGGCGGACGTGAACGACAACGCGCCGGCGTTCGCGCAGCCCGAGTACACGGTGTTCGTGAAGGAGAACAACCCGCCCGGCTGCCACATCTTCACGGTGTCGGCGCGGGACGCGGACGCGCAGGAGAACGCGCGGGTGTCCTACTCGCTGGTGGAGCGGCGCGTGGGCGAGCGCGCGCTGTCGAGCTACGTGTCGGTGCACGCGGAGAGCGGCAAGGTGTACGCGCTGCAGCCGCTGGACCACGAGGAGCTGGAGCTGCTGCAGTTCCAAGTGAGCGCGCGCGACGCGGGGGTGCCGCCGCTGGGCAGCAACGTGACGCTGCAGGTGTTCGTGCTGGACGAGAACGACAACGCGCCGGCGCTGCTGCCGCGGCCCGGCGCGGGCGGTGGGGGCGGCGCGCTGAGCGAGCTGGTGTCGCGGTCGGTGGGCGCGGGCCACGTGGTGGCGAAGGTGCGCGCGGTGGACGCGGATTCCGGCTACAACGCGTGGCTGTCGTTCGAGCTGCAGCCGGCGGCGGGGGGCGCGCGCAGCCCGTTCCGCGTGGCGCTGTACACGGGCGAGATCAGCACGACGCGCCCCCTGGACGAGGCGGACCCGCCGCGCCAGCGCCTGCTGGTGCTGGTCAAGGACCACGGCGAGCCGGCGCTGACGGCCACGGCCACCGTGCTGCTGTCGCTGGTGGAGAGCGGCCAGGCGCCAAAGGCGTCGTCGCGGGTGTTGGCGGGCGCCGCTGGCGCCGAGACGGCGCTGGTGGACGTCAACGTGTACCTGATCGTCGCCATCTGCGCGGTGTCCAGCCTGCTGGTGCTCACGCTGCTGCTGTACACGGCGCTGCGGTGCTCGGCTCCGCCCAGGGAGGGCGCGTGCGGGCCTGGGAAGCCCACGCTCGTGTGCTCCAGCGCGGTGGGGAGCTGGTCGTACTCGCAGCAGAGGCGGCAGAGG TGTGCTCTGGGGAGGGCGCTCCCAAGACCGACCTCATGGCCTTCAGTCCCAGTCTTCCTCCGTGTCCTGGGTCTCTAA